In Terriglobales bacterium, a single genomic region encodes these proteins:
- a CDS encoding phosphatidate cytidylyltransferase produces the protein MKRVATAVVLIPVVLLLVLRAPVPLLAVVVAVVALLSTREFLQLSQGYGVTPFWNATYIYVALLFLFLALNPLSGTPLLATSTFIYTTAFAAGLAPFVFLVIGMLRENLSTSLPAAAASVFGFCYVALPLAFLVQVRQQWAGAILLVYVLLVVWAGDTFAYYIGRGLGRHLMSPRVSPKKTWEGAFGSMLGSLLVGGLFLMHAQPISLWLLQAHLIERRDGFFALERPALAPILLLTAVINVAAQLGDLVESLIKRGAGVKDSGTLLPGHGGMLDRIDALLFAAPVLWYYAAWRVMS, from the coding sequence ATGAAGCGCGTCGCCACGGCCGTGGTCCTGATCCCTGTAGTTTTACTTCTTGTGCTGCGGGCGCCGGTTCCGCTGCTGGCCGTGGTAGTGGCAGTTGTGGCTCTACTGAGCACGCGTGAATTTCTGCAGCTTTCCCAGGGCTACGGGGTGACACCGTTCTGGAATGCCACCTACATTTATGTGGCGCTGCTGTTTCTGTTTCTCGCTCTGAATCCGCTAAGCGGAACGCCGTTGCTCGCCACCAGCACCTTTATTTATACGACCGCGTTTGCCGCCGGGTTGGCGCCGTTCGTATTCCTGGTTATCGGAATGCTGCGAGAGAATTTGTCCACATCCCTGCCGGCAGCAGCGGCCTCGGTGTTTGGCTTCTGTTACGTCGCGCTTCCGCTGGCGTTTCTGGTGCAGGTTCGGCAGCAATGGGCAGGAGCGATCCTGCTGGTTTATGTGCTGCTGGTGGTTTGGGCGGGAGATACATTCGCGTATTACATCGGCCGCGGGTTGGGAAGGCATTTGATGTCGCCGAGGGTCAGTCCGAAAAAGACCTGGGAAGGCGCGTTTGGTTCGATGCTTGGCAGTCTGCTGGTGGGTGGGCTGTTTCTGATGCACGCACAACCGATCAGCCTCTGGCTTTTGCAGGCGCACCTGATTGAGCGTAGGGACGGTTTTTTTGCGCTGGAGCGGCCTGCGCTGGCGCCGATCCTGTTATTGACTGCTGTGATTAATGTAGCTGCGCAACTTGGAGATCTGGTGGAGTCGCTAATCAAACGTGGCGCAGGTGTTAAAGATTCCGGAACACTGTTGCCCGGTCATGGCGGGATGTTGGACCGCATTGATGCACTGCTCTTTGCGGCCCCGGTGCTGTGGTACTATGCGGCCTGGCGCGTCAT